Proteins from a genomic interval of Diceros bicornis minor isolate mBicDic1 chromosome 34, mDicBic1.mat.cur, whole genome shotgun sequence:
- the ZNF784 gene encoding zinc finger protein 784, with protein MAAARPEPPSLGSAAPEPRSPEPPDLVLVPDDGRPTTPPSDLIEIQVVKVTDTTLVPEPPEPGSLHCALCPAAFRLVSELLFHEHGHLAGAEGGGQGGDPSRCHVCGHSCPGPASLRAHYSLHTGERPYRCARCPRAFKALAPLLRHQHRHGVEPGTSQRPSEAAAAREQRPGVPRERSEVVMAAAAAGAAVGKPFACRFCAKPFRRSSDMRDHERVHTGERPYHCGVCGKGFTQSSVLSGHARIHTGERPFRCALCDRTFNNSSNFRKHQRTHFHGPGPGLGDPGSQLASGAEGPGSGCGAGNTLEEGCGGTVRVKVEVDQ; from the exons ATGGCCGCCGCGCGCCCGGAGCCCCCGAGTCTGGGCTCAGCGGCCCCGGAGCCGCGATCCCCGGAGCCGCCGGACCTG GTCCTGGTGCCTGATGATGGCCGCCCCACCACACCCCCGAGTGACCTCATCGAGATCCAGGTGGTGAAGGTGACAGACACCACGCTGGTGCCTGAGCCCCCGGAGCCAGGTTCTCTTCACTGTGCCTTGTGCCCAGCTGCCTTCCGGCTGGTCTCCGAGCTGCTGTTCCACGAACATGGCCACCTGGCGGGGGCTGAGGGCGGCGGGCAGGGTGGGGACCCCAGCCGGTGTCACGTGTGTGGCCACAGCTGTCCGGGCCCCGCCAGCCTGCGTGCCCACTACAGCCTGCACACGGGAGAGCGGCCCTACCGCTGCGCCCGCTGTCCCCGGGCCTTCAAGGCCCTGGCGCCTCTGCTGCGGCACCAGCACCGGCACGGGGTGGAGCCGGGGACCTCTCAGAGGCCCTCAGAGGCGGCCGCGGCTCGGGAGCAGAGGCCGGGGGTGCCCCGGGAGAGGTCGGAGGTGGtgatggcggcggcggcggcgggcgcggcgGTGGGGAAGCCGTTCGCCTGCAGGTTCTGCGCCAAGCCGTTCCGCCGCTCGTCGGACATGCGCGACCACGAGCGCGTGCACACGGGCGAGCGGCCCTACCACTGCGGCGTCTGCGGCAAGGGCTTCACGCAGTCCTCGGTGCTGAGCGGCCACGCGCGCATCCACACGGGCGAGCGCCCCTTCCGCTGCGCCCTCTGCGACCGCACTTTCAACAACTCCTCCAACTTCCGCAAGCACCAGCGCACCCACTTCCACGGGCCGGGGCCCGGGCTGGGAGACCCTGGAAGCCAGCTGGCCTCGGGGGCCGAGGGGCCAGGGAGTGGGTGCGGCGCAGGAAACACCCTGGAAGAGGGCTGTGGGGGGACGGTGAGGGTGAAGGTGGAGGTCGACCAGTAG